The proteins below are encoded in one region of Pseudonocardia sp. DSM 110487:
- a CDS encoding ABC transporter ATP-binding protein, which yields MSLLEVRELGHVFPGGHRAIAELSFTVDAGELVCVVGPSGCGKSTLLRAVGGLLPPSSGEVRLHGDPVRGVPVDLAVVFQDYSRSLFPWLSTRRNVEFPLRWRGLDRAERRERATEALSAVGLADAGERFPWQLSGGMQQRAAIARALACRPAVLLMDEPFASVDAQTRLELEDLLRQVQREPRGMEAGGACGAGGAGKHCTVLLVTHDIDESVYLADRVLVLSPSPATIVADLAVGLPADRDQITTRESPEFVALRGEIARLLRGPAGVRSPR from the coding sequence ATGTCCCTGCTTGAGGTGAGAGAGCTCGGCCATGTGTTTCCCGGCGGGCATCGGGCCATCGCGGAGCTCAGCTTCACGGTGGACGCGGGCGAACTCGTGTGCGTGGTCGGCCCGTCCGGATGTGGGAAGTCGACGCTGCTGCGCGCCGTGGGCGGGCTCCTCCCGCCGTCGAGCGGGGAAGTCCGGCTACACGGCGATCCTGTTCGCGGGGTGCCGGTCGATCTCGCCGTCGTGTTCCAGGACTACAGCCGCTCGCTCTTCCCCTGGCTCTCGACCCGCCGCAACGTCGAGTTCCCGCTGCGGTGGCGCGGGCTCGACCGCGCCGAGCGCCGCGAGCGGGCCACTGAGGCCCTGAGCGCCGTCGGGCTCGCCGATGCGGGGGAGCGGTTCCCGTGGCAGCTGTCCGGTGGGATGCAGCAGCGGGCGGCGATCGCTCGTGCGCTCGCGTGCCGACCCGCCGTGCTGCTCATGGACGAACCGTTCGCGTCGGTTGACGCGCAGACGCGACTCGAGTTGGAGGACCTGCTCCGTCAGGTGCAGCGGGAGCCTCGGGGGATGGAAGCCGGCGGAGCTTGCGGAGCCGGCGGGGCGGGTAAGCACTGCACCGTGCTCCTCGTCACGCACGACATCGACGAGAGCGTCTATCTCGCCGACCGGGTGCTGGTGCTCTCCCCGTCCCCGGCGACGATCGTCGCGGACCTGGCGGTCGGCCTGCCGGCCGACCGCGACCAGATCACGACGCGCGAGTCGCCGGAGTTCGTCGCGCTGCGCGGCGAGATCGCCCGGCTGCTCCGCGGACCGGCCGGAGTCAGATCACCACGTTGA
- a CDS encoding NUDIX domain-containing protein, with protein MSSSRGRSGGRRGGRPAERRRRLRTVDETSAGGLVVDHATGAAAVIGRLDRKGRLLWSLPKGHIEAGETAEEAAVREVEEETGIIGRVVAPLGTIDFWFVAEDRRVHKTVHHFLLQALGGELSDDDVEVAEVAWVPLDELEDRLAYADERRLIRRATELLEESA; from the coding sequence ATGTCTTCATCCCGCGGCCGCTCCGGGGGGCGTCGCGGGGGTCGTCCGGCAGAGCGCCGCAGACGGCTGCGTACGGTCGACGAGACGTCGGCGGGCGGGCTCGTCGTCGACCACGCCACGGGCGCGGCCGCTGTGATCGGCCGCCTCGACCGCAAGGGCCGCCTGCTGTGGTCGCTGCCCAAGGGCCACATCGAGGCCGGTGAGACGGCCGAGGAGGCGGCGGTGCGCGAGGTCGAGGAGGAAACCGGCATCATCGGCCGCGTGGTCGCACCGCTCGGCACGATCGACTTCTGGTTCGTCGCCGAGGACCGACGCGTCCACAAGACCGTCCACCACTTCCTGCTGCAGGCGCTCGGTGGAGAGCTGTCCGACGACGACGTCGAGGTCGCCGAGGTGGCCTGGGTGCCGCTCGACGAGCTCGAGGACCGCCTCGCGTACGCCGACGAACGCCGCCTCATCAGGAGGGCCACCGAGCTGCTGGAGGAATCCGCGTGA
- a CDS encoding SdpI family protein, whose translation MPLPIRLALGVLLVVLGAALLTIAVLGLRRKLRRNRWAGVRTVASLRSDAAFAVANQVAAAPLAAAGGVAAVGGAVLLAGATGVLGWTLVVVSTIAVFVLTGVAGVAGDRAAGAVPTPATGPSACGGACAGCDLVAGCRTAVTGAPQQG comes from the coding sequence GTGCCGCTCCCCATCCGCCTCGCCCTGGGTGTCCTGCTCGTCGTGCTCGGTGCCGCGCTTCTCACGATCGCGGTCCTCGGCCTGCGCCGGAAGCTGCGGCGCAACCGTTGGGCCGGCGTGCGCACGGTCGCGAGCCTGCGCTCGGACGCGGCGTTCGCGGTGGCCAACCAGGTGGCCGCGGCCCCGCTCGCCGCGGCGGGTGGCGTGGCCGCCGTGGGCGGCGCCGTCCTGCTGGCGGGAGCCACGGGCGTGCTCGGCTGGACTCTGGTCGTCGTGAGCACCATCGCCGTCTTCGTCCTCACCGGCGTCGCGGGTGTGGCGGGGGATCGCGCGGCCGGTGCCGTGCCGACGCCGGCTACCGGGCCGTCGGCGTGCGGCGGGGCGTGCGCGGGCTGCGACCTCGTCGCGGGCTGCCGCACCGCAGTGACCGGCGCGCCGCAGCAGGGCTAG
- a CDS encoding MFS transporter — MPSSGHGLPSAAAAVPGATPGVRLGLVRLLRTPGFRRLLAVRFATQWGDGMFQAALGGAVLFNPERQADPLAVAAGLAVLLLPYSLIGPFAGALIDRWDRRRVLLGASLVRAALVVAVAAVVLSGGAGMALYLPALAAAGVNRFVLAALSVALPHVVPRQHLVEANTFAVTAGAATAAIGGATAIGLRELVGTGDAGSGAVTLVGIAGSLTAAVLAARFRRRQLGPDRTDGHRSTVSSVLHGFGDGARATIATPSVAASFLALGTHRLAFGVSTLLSLLLFRYAFTDAGPLRAGMAGLGEAVVLAAAGLGTAALVTPWMVRRWGRPRTVRVSLVVATVTQLTLAALLSLPTVMVAAFVLGLTGQIVKLCADAAVQGEVGDEVLGRVFALYDIVFNVGYVLAVAAAALLSPPDGTAPLLFATAALLYVLGLVGHDLQLRRARRLEAMSARPPS, encoded by the coding sequence GTGCCGTCTTCGGGCCATGGGCTGCCATCCGCCGCTGCCGCGGTCCCCGGCGCGACGCCGGGTGTGCGACTCGGCCTCGTCCGGCTGCTGCGCACCCCGGGCTTCCGCAGGCTGCTCGCCGTGCGCTTCGCCACGCAGTGGGGCGACGGCATGTTCCAGGCCGCCCTCGGCGGGGCCGTGCTGTTCAACCCTGAGCGGCAGGCCGACCCGCTCGCGGTGGCGGCGGGGCTCGCCGTGCTCCTGCTGCCCTACTCGCTGATCGGGCCGTTCGCCGGCGCACTCATCGACCGCTGGGACCGCAGGCGGGTCCTGCTCGGCGCGAGCCTCGTGCGCGCTGCGCTCGTCGTCGCGGTCGCGGCGGTGGTGCTGTCCGGTGGGGCCGGCATGGCGCTCTACCTGCCTGCGCTGGCCGCGGCGGGGGTGAACCGGTTCGTGCTCGCCGCGCTGTCGGTCGCGCTGCCCCACGTCGTGCCGCGCCAGCACCTGGTGGAGGCCAACACCTTCGCCGTCACGGCGGGCGCCGCTACGGCCGCGATCGGCGGGGCCACGGCGATCGGGCTGCGCGAGCTCGTCGGCACGGGCGACGCGGGGTCGGGCGCGGTGACCCTCGTGGGGATCGCCGGTTCCCTGACGGCCGCGGTGCTCGCCGCGCGGTTCCGGCGCAGGCAGCTCGGGCCAGACCGCACCGACGGCCACCGGTCAACGGTCAGCAGCGTGCTGCACGGTTTCGGCGACGGGGCGCGGGCGACGATCGCCACCCCGTCGGTGGCCGCGTCGTTCCTCGCACTCGGGACGCACCGGCTCGCGTTCGGCGTGTCGACGCTGCTCTCGTTGCTGCTGTTCCGGTACGCGTTCACCGACGCGGGCCCGCTGCGCGCCGGCATGGCGGGCCTCGGCGAGGCGGTCGTGCTCGCCGCGGCCGGACTGGGCACGGCGGCCCTCGTCACCCCGTGGATGGTGCGCCGGTGGGGCCGGCCGCGGACGGTGCGGGTGTCGCTCGTGGTCGCCACGGTCACGCAGCTCACTCTCGCGGCGTTGCTCTCGCTGCCCACCGTCATGGTGGCGGCCTTCGTGCTGGGGCTCACCGGTCAGATCGTCAAACTCTGCGCCGACGCCGCGGTGCAGGGCGAGGTTGGCGACGAGGTGCTCGGGCGCGTGTTCGCCCTCTACGACATCGTGTTCAACGTCGGCTACGTGCTGGCGGTGGCCGCTGCCGCCCTGCTCAGCCCGCCCGACGGGACGGCCCCGTTGCTCTTCGCCACGGCCGCCCTGCTGTACGTCCTCGGCCTCGTGGGCCACGACCTGCAGCTGCGCCGCGCCCGCCGGCTCGAGGCAATGTCAGCGAGGCCACCTTCCTGA
- a CDS encoding YqgE/AlgH family protein translates to MAPGTLLVAAPGLLDPHFRRTVIYIIEHRDRGTLGVVLNRPSEVTVGDVLPSWAPLSSQPSSVFVGGPVESETALCLAAVRTGQDPNAVDGLIRVRGPVALVDLDSDPATIAPSLRGLRVFAGYSGWDAGQLAGEIERGDWIVVPAIPDDVLARHDGRLWGHVLRRQGMPLSLLATYPLDLRNN, encoded by the coding sequence GTGGCGCCAGGCACGCTGCTGGTGGCGGCTCCCGGCCTGCTCGACCCCCACTTCCGGCGCACTGTGATCTACATCATCGAGCACCGTGACCGGGGCACCCTCGGCGTCGTCCTGAACCGGCCGAGCGAGGTCACGGTGGGCGACGTCCTTCCGTCGTGGGCTCCGCTGTCGTCGCAGCCGTCTTCGGTCTTCGTCGGCGGTCCGGTCGAGAGCGAGACCGCCCTCTGCCTCGCGGCGGTGCGCACCGGGCAGGATCCGAACGCGGTCGACGGGCTGATCAGGGTGCGCGGGCCGGTGGCGCTCGTCGACCTCGACTCCGACCCGGCGACGATCGCGCCGAGCCTGCGCGGCCTGCGCGTGTTCGCCGGCTACTCCGGCTGGGACGCCGGACAGCTCGCGGGTGAGATCGAGCGGGGCGACTGGATCGTCGTGCCCGCCATCCCGGACGACGTGCTCGCCCGCCACGACGGCCGCCTGTGGGGCCACGTGCTGCGGCGCCAGGGCATGCCGCTCTCGCTGCTCGCGACCTACCCGCTCGATCTGAGGAACAACTAG
- the leuS gene encoding leucine--tRNA ligase, translating to MSTDTTAAAPERADAPSNDGAPPFRYGAALATRIERRWQDRWENEGTFHAPNPSGPWADPEAIGREKVYLLDMFPYPSGAGLHVGHPLGFIGTDVLGRYLRMNGRTVLHAMGFDAFGLPAEQYAVQTGTHPRTTTEENIQRYKAQLRQLGLAHDERRSVATTDVEFYRWTQWIFLQIFNSWYDEKQQKARPIAELEAEFAQDKRRTPDGRGWCELTRAEQRAVIDGYRLAYISEAPVNWCPGLGTVLANEEVTADGRSERGNFPVFRRNLKQWMMRITAYADRLIDDLDRLDWPDSIKTMQRNWIGRSEGAQVRFPIDGTAIEVFTTRPDTLFGATYMVLAPEHPLVDAIVPQEWPAGVDPRWTGGAADPREAVAAYRTAAERKSELDRQEYKEKTGVFTGAYAINPVNDERIPVFVADYVLMGYGTGAIMAVPGQDQRDWDFAEAFGLPIVRTVQPSEGWDGEAYTGEGPAINSANAEISLNGMGVAEAKRAITDWLAARGAGEAVVQYKLRDWLFSRQRYWGEPFPIAWDEDGPVALPADQLPVELPDVDDVSPKTYDPNAADTEPEPPLSRATEWVEVDLDLGDGLRHYRRETNTMPQWAGSCWYPIRYLDPENNERFVDPDVEQYWLGKDPSRPGDPGGVDLYVGGVEHAVLHLLYARFWHKVLHDLGHLSSEEPFRRLVNQGYIQAYAYTDARGAYVPAEEVVEDEEGRFTWNGQPVRQEYGKMGKSLKNVVTPDEMCDRYGADTFRLYEMSTGPLEVSRPWSTRDVIGSHRFLQRVWRNLVDEQTGAVRVTDDEPDTETLRVLHRAIAGVHSDFFALRYNTAAAKLIELNNHLTKVYGAVGVPRSVAEPLVLMMAPLTPHIAEELWSLLGHDGSLAYHPFPVADERYLVADTVEYPIQINGKVRSRVTVPADASPDQVQAAALADEKVVAALDGRAPRKVIVVPGRLVNVVI from the coding sequence ATGAGCACGGACACGACCGCAGCCGCGCCGGAGCGGGCCGACGCTCCCAGCAACGACGGCGCCCCACCGTTCCGGTACGGCGCCGCGCTGGCCACGCGGATCGAGCGTCGCTGGCAGGACCGGTGGGAGAACGAGGGCACGTTCCACGCGCCGAACCCGTCCGGGCCGTGGGCCGACCCGGAGGCCATCGGTCGCGAGAAGGTCTACCTGCTGGACATGTTCCCCTACCCGTCCGGTGCGGGACTGCACGTCGGCCACCCGCTGGGCTTCATCGGCACCGACGTGCTGGGCCGCTACCTGCGGATGAACGGCCGCACCGTGCTGCACGCGATGGGCTTCGACGCGTTCGGCCTGCCGGCAGAGCAGTACGCGGTACAGACCGGCACGCACCCGCGCACGACCACCGAGGAGAACATCCAGCGCTACAAGGCGCAGCTGCGGCAGCTGGGCCTGGCCCACGACGAGCGCCGCTCGGTGGCCACCACCGACGTCGAGTTCTACCGCTGGACCCAGTGGATCTTCCTGCAGATCTTCAACTCCTGGTACGACGAGAAGCAGCAGAAGGCGCGGCCCATCGCCGAACTGGAGGCGGAGTTCGCGCAGGACAAGAGGCGCACGCCTGACGGGCGCGGCTGGTGCGAGCTGACGCGGGCCGAGCAGCGGGCTGTGATCGACGGCTACCGGCTGGCCTACATCTCCGAGGCGCCCGTCAACTGGTGCCCCGGGCTGGGCACGGTGCTGGCCAACGAGGAGGTCACCGCCGACGGGCGCAGCGAGCGGGGCAACTTCCCCGTGTTCCGCCGCAACCTGAAGCAGTGGATGATGCGGATCACGGCCTACGCCGACCGCCTGATCGACGACCTGGACCGGCTGGACTGGCCGGACTCGATCAAGACGATGCAGCGGAACTGGATCGGTCGCTCCGAGGGCGCGCAGGTCCGCTTCCCCATCGACGGCACGGCGATCGAGGTCTTCACCACGCGGCCGGACACGCTGTTCGGCGCCACGTACATGGTGCTGGCCCCTGAGCATCCGCTGGTCGACGCGATCGTCCCCCAGGAGTGGCCGGCCGGCGTCGACCCCCGGTGGACCGGTGGAGCGGCCGATCCGCGGGAGGCGGTTGCCGCGTACCGGACTGCGGCGGAGCGCAAGTCCGAGCTGGACCGCCAGGAGTACAAGGAGAAGACCGGCGTCTTCACCGGTGCGTACGCCATCAACCCGGTCAACGACGAGCGGATCCCCGTGTTCGTCGCCGACTACGTGCTGATGGGCTACGGCACCGGCGCGATCATGGCCGTGCCGGGGCAGGACCAGCGCGACTGGGACTTCGCAGAGGCCTTCGGCCTGCCGATCGTGCGCACTGTCCAGCCGAGCGAGGGTTGGGACGGCGAGGCGTACACCGGGGAGGGTCCGGCGATCAACTCGGCGAACGCCGAGATCAGCCTGAACGGCATGGGCGTCGCCGAGGCGAAGCGGGCAATCACCGACTGGCTGGCCGCGCGGGGCGCGGGCGAGGCAGTGGTGCAGTACAAGCTGCGCGACTGGCTGTTCTCCCGCCAGCGGTACTGGGGCGAGCCGTTCCCGATCGCCTGGGACGAGGACGGTCCGGTCGCGCTGCCCGCCGACCAGCTGCCGGTCGAGCTGCCCGACGTCGACGACGTCTCCCCCAAGACCTACGACCCGAATGCCGCCGACACCGAGCCGGAGCCGCCGCTGTCGCGCGCCACCGAATGGGTGGAGGTCGACCTGGACCTGGGGGACGGCCTGCGGCACTACCGCCGTGAAACCAACACGATGCCCCAGTGGGCCGGCTCGTGCTGGTACCCGATCCGCTACCTGGACCCGGAGAACAACGAGCGGTTCGTCGATCCGGACGTCGAGCAGTACTGGCTGGGCAAGGACCCGTCGCGACCGGGCGACCCCGGCGGTGTCGACCTGTACGTCGGCGGCGTCGAGCATGCGGTGCTGCACCTGCTGTACGCGCGGTTCTGGCACAAGGTCCTGCACGACCTGGGCCACCTGAGCTCGGAGGAGCCGTTCCGCAGGCTGGTCAACCAGGGCTACATCCAGGCGTACGCCTACACCGATGCCCGCGGCGCCTACGTCCCGGCCGAGGAGGTGGTCGAGGACGAAGAGGGGCGTTTCACGTGGAACGGCCAACCCGTGCGCCAGGAGTACGGGAAGATGGGCAAGTCGCTGAAGAACGTGGTGACGCCCGACGAGATGTGCGACCGCTACGGCGCCGACACCTTCCGCCTGTACGAGATGTCGACGGGCCCGCTGGAGGTGTCCCGGCCCTGGTCCACCCGTGACGTCATCGGTTCGCACCGGTTCCTGCAGCGTGTGTGGCGCAACCTGGTGGACGAGCAGACCGGCGCGGTCCGGGTCACCGATGACGAGCCCGACACCGAGACGCTGCGGGTGCTGCACCGGGCGATCGCCGGCGTGCACAGCGACTTCTTCGCGCTGCGCTACAACACGGCCGCCGCCAAGCTGATCGAGCTGAACAACCACCTGACCAAGGTCTACGGCGCGGTCGGCGTGCCCCGCTCCGTCGCGGAGCCGCTGGTGCTGATGATGGCGCCGCTGACGCCGCACATCGCCGAGGAGCTGTGGTCGCTGCTGGGCCACGATGGCTCGCTGGCCTATCACCCGTTCCCGGTGGCCGACGAGCGGTACCTGGTGGCCGACACGGTCGAGTACCCGATCCAGATCAACGGCAAGGTGCGCTCACGCGTCACGGTGCCGGCCGACGCCTCGCCCGACCAGGTGCAAGCCGCTGCGCTGGCCGACGAGAAGGTCGTCGCGGCGCTGGACGGCCGGGCGCCTCGCAAGGTGATCGTGGTGCCCGGCAGGCTGGTCAACGTGGTGATCTGA
- a CDS encoding CCA tRNA nucleotidyltransferase: protein MSAPATASGAAPPELLRAQQNAVVQMVTIGPVAEELATRFADAGHRLFLVGGSVRDALLGREVSDLDFTTDARPEEILAVVHGWTDAVWDTGIAFGTVGARRRGTTVEITTFRADAYDRVSRNPVVRFGDTIEDDLVRRDFTVNAMAVELTGSERRFVDPYGGLAALAAGTLDTPATPEESFADDPLRMLRAARFVSQLGLTPADRVLVAMTNMAGELARITRERVQAELNKLILGTHPRRAIELMVDTGLCEQVLPEVPAMRLAIDEHMQHKDVYTHSLVVMEQAIERETDGPDLVLRLSALLHDIGKPDTRRKEPDGRVSFHHHEVVGAKMTRKRLRELKYSKAIVDDVSQLVFLHLRFHGYSGGEWTDSAVRRYVTDAGPLLDRLHKLVRSDCTTRNRRRAAALQRSYDSLEERIARLSEQETLDAIRPDLDGNEIMRLLGIPPGPQVGKAYKHLLALRMERGPMSYEEAEAELRAWAAENLG, encoded by the coding sequence GTGTCCGCACCCGCCACGGCCTCCGGCGCCGCGCCCCCCGAACTCCTGCGAGCCCAGCAGAATGCGGTCGTGCAGATGGTCACGATCGGCCCGGTCGCCGAGGAGCTCGCTACCCGGTTCGCCGACGCCGGTCACCGGCTCTTCCTGGTGGGCGGCAGCGTCCGCGACGCCTTGCTCGGCCGTGAGGTGTCCGATCTGGACTTCACGACCGATGCCCGGCCCGAGGAGATCCTCGCCGTCGTCCACGGCTGGACCGACGCGGTCTGGGACACCGGCATCGCCTTCGGCACGGTCGGCGCCCGCCGGCGCGGCACCACCGTCGAGATCACGACGTTCCGCGCCGACGCCTATGACCGCGTCTCCCGCAACCCGGTCGTGCGATTCGGCGACACGATCGAGGACGACCTCGTCCGGCGGGACTTCACCGTCAACGCGATGGCGGTGGAGCTCACCGGGTCCGAGCGGCGGTTCGTCGACCCGTATGGCGGGCTCGCCGCACTCGCCGCAGGCACCCTGGACACGCCGGCAACGCCGGAGGAGTCGTTCGCCGACGATCCGCTGCGGATGCTGCGGGCCGCCCGGTTCGTCTCTCAGCTCGGACTCACCCCAGCCGACCGGGTTCTCGTCGCGATGACCAATATGGCCGGCGAGCTGGCCCGCATCACCCGGGAGCGCGTGCAGGCCGAGCTCAACAAGCTGATCCTCGGCACGCACCCGCGGCGCGCCATCGAGCTGATGGTCGACACCGGACTGTGCGAGCAGGTGCTCCCCGAGGTCCCAGCCATGCGGCTCGCGATCGACGAGCACATGCAGCACAAGGACGTCTACACCCACTCGCTCGTCGTCATGGAGCAGGCGATCGAGCGCGAGACCGACGGTCCCGACCTCGTGCTCCGGCTCTCCGCGCTCCTGCACGACATCGGCAAGCCCGACACCAGGCGCAAGGAGCCGGACGGGCGCGTGAGCTTCCACCACCACGAGGTGGTCGGCGCGAAGATGACCCGGAAGCGGCTGCGCGAGCTGAAGTACTCGAAGGCGATCGTGGACGACGTCTCCCAGCTCGTGTTCCTGCACCTGCGCTTCCACGGCTACTCGGGCGGCGAGTGGACCGACTCCGCGGTCCGCCGCTACGTCACCGACGCGGGCCCGCTGCTCGATCGCCTGCACAAGCTGGTGCGCTCCGACTGCACCACCCGCAACCGCCGTCGCGCCGCCGCGCTGCAGCGCAGCTACGACTCCCTCGAGGAGCGGATCGCCCGCCTGAGCGAGCAGGAGACCCTCGACGCCATCCGCCCCGACCTGGACGGCAACGAGATCATGCGGCTGCTGGGCATCCCGCCGGGTCCGCAGGTGGGCAAGGCATACAAGCACCTCCTGGCCCTGCGCATGGAGCGCGGCCCGATGTCCTACGAGGAGGCCGAGGCCGAGCTGCGGGCATGGGCGGCGGAGAACCTCGGCTGA
- a CDS encoding ABC transporter permease encodes MSAVRSLAGLLAVLALWEGSTRVGLVDARFVPPPSVVLVRVAELLGSEAFLRDVIATVLAWAIALGIAVAIAVPAGLVLGSVRAVRIATRALVELLRPIPSVALIPLVILLVGGGPEAKITLAVYASIWPILYNTVYGLDEIDPLLTETARACGTPRLHIATSVALPCAAPFMVTGVRLSAAIALIVVVSTEFLAGASRGIGSAILQASSGAGRMDLVLAATFVAGAIGFAINEGLERLARRAFPWSTVASAA; translated from the coding sequence GTGTCGGCGGTGCGGAGCCTTGCCGGGCTGCTCGCCGTGCTTGCGTTGTGGGAGGGCAGTACCCGAGTAGGACTGGTGGACGCCCGGTTCGTGCCGCCGCCGTCGGTGGTCCTCGTCCGGGTGGCCGAGCTACTGGGCAGTGAGGCGTTCCTGCGCGACGTGATCGCCACGGTGCTGGCGTGGGCGATAGCGCTCGGCATCGCCGTGGCGATCGCCGTGCCGGCGGGCTTGGTGCTCGGCAGCGTCCGAGCCGTGCGCATCGCGACGCGGGCACTCGTCGAGCTGCTCCGCCCGATCCCGTCCGTCGCGCTGATCCCGCTGGTGATCCTGCTCGTCGGCGGCGGCCCGGAAGCCAAGATCACGCTCGCGGTGTACGCCTCGATCTGGCCGATCCTCTACAACACCGTCTACGGACTCGACGAGATCGACCCGCTGCTCACCGAGACCGCACGGGCCTGCGGCACGCCGCGACTGCACATCGCCACATCGGTCGCCCTTCCCTGTGCCGCGCCGTTCATGGTCACCGGCGTGCGGCTCTCCGCCGCCATCGCGCTCATCGTGGTGGTGAGCACCGAGTTCCTCGCGGGTGCGAGCCGGGGTATCGGCAGCGCGATCCTCCAGGCGAGCAGCGGTGCCGGCCGCATGGACCTCGTCCTCGCGGCCACGTTCGTCGCGGGCGCGATCGGATTCGCGATCAACGAAGGGCTGGAACGGCTGGCTAGGCGCGCCTTCCCGTGGAGCACCGTGGCGAGCGCGGCGTGA
- a CDS encoding ABC transporter permease: protein MNGLLLRSSVLVPALVAWEAATRSAGSAFFPPPSAIAAAAARLWFSGPATQAFLADTVFEDVLPSVVRVLTGWLIAVVLGVTAGVALGRSRVALDYVGPQLAFARAVPPPTLIPVFLVLFGIGSTMQIATIVFGALWPVLLNAADGARSLDSVQEDTARSLRTPLAYRITMVVLPAALPKIFAGLRLSLSIAVLLMVVSELVGAANGIGYELIFAQRQFDFPVMWAWIALLGLLGYGLNTILLVVERRVLRWQPSRASRKATDVPA from the coding sequence GTGAACGGACTGCTGCTCCGATCTTCGGTTCTCGTTCCGGCCCTCGTCGCATGGGAGGCCGCCACGCGCTCGGCTGGCAGCGCGTTCTTCCCCCCGCCGAGCGCGATCGCCGCCGCGGCGGCGCGGCTGTGGTTCAGCGGACCTGCCACCCAAGCGTTCCTGGCCGACACCGTCTTCGAGGACGTCCTGCCCAGCGTGGTCCGCGTGCTCACCGGCTGGCTCATCGCCGTCGTGCTCGGAGTCACGGCAGGTGTCGCACTCGGCCGGTCCCGCGTCGCACTCGACTACGTCGGCCCTCAGCTCGCCTTCGCACGTGCGGTTCCCCCGCCCACGCTCATCCCGGTGTTCCTGGTGCTGTTCGGCATCGGAAGCACCATGCAGATCGCCACGATCGTCTTCGGTGCGCTGTGGCCCGTCCTGCTCAACGCCGCCGATGGAGCCCGCTCGCTCGACAGCGTGCAGGAGGACACGGCCAGATCCCTGCGCACCCCACTCGCATACCGGATCACGATGGTCGTGCTCCCCGCGGCCCTGCCGAAGATCTTCGCCGGGCTGCGGCTCAGCCTGTCGATCGCCGTGCTTCTCATGGTCGTGTCCGAGCTGGTCGGCGCCGCCAACGGGATCGGCTACGAGCTGATCTTCGCCCAGCGCCAGTTCGACTTCCCGGTCATGTGGGCCTGGATCGCCCTGCTCGGCCTCTTGGGGTACGGGCTCAACACGATCCTGCTCGTCGTCGAGCGGCGGGTGTTGCGCTGGCAGCCGTCTCGTGCGTCCCGGAAGGCCACGGATGTCCCTGCTTGA